The following proteins are encoded in a genomic region of Pikeienuella piscinae:
- a CDS encoding acetate--CoA ligase family protein codes for MSEAIAHRLGAERILHPRSVAVIGASEDVGKFGGRVMHYLVKHGYEGRIVPVNPKRDTVFGVSCAPHISKAGGPVDVALLALPAHMLVAALADCAEAGVGACIVMTTGFAEAGEEGAARQAELIEISHRTGMRIVGPNCMGLISPHSKMALTSSLVLETDHLRAGSVGLISQSGALMVSMYNRADDAEIGFSACVSLGNQADLEISDFVEHLIHDDATKVICIYMEGLRDPARFLALADEARRVGKPMLVVKTGRTEAGVESAKSHTASLAGSYDVFSAACRDHGIVLLDDPDGMIETADILARWPTWRGDGVAVYSASGGGAGIGVDRASEAGLRLSILSEETRANLREVLLPPQANNPIDLGGRTVSDPFEGAERAYRAMAEDPDTGLVWIILTTVPFYERMTELIARTALASGKPFIFLVTPGSAADGPRRILRELGCAYFDRVDDCIRVLGARDAYFRMREQAPDDAAAPQPRAPRAVAPLEGRPGELLSEPVVKSLLEDHGVRVTRQHEATSADAAVSAADDIGYPVVLKPVAEGLVHKSDIGAVKLNLTDAAAVRAAYGEIETAVCEHLPPSAFKGCSVQEMWKPELELILGIKRDPLFGPVVVCGAGGVLVELFSDVAVAVAPIGVAKARDLLLSLRIAPLFGAFRGRAPLDIDAAATALSTLSEIAVSHGDRLVELDVNPLGVRLQGEGVCALDARALLR; via the coding sequence TTGTCTGAAGCAATCGCCCATCGGCTCGGCGCCGAGCGCATCCTCCATCCCCGCTCGGTCGCCGTCATCGGCGCCAGCGAAGATGTCGGAAAGTTCGGCGGCCGGGTCATGCACTATCTGGTCAAGCACGGCTACGAAGGCCGCATCGTTCCGGTGAACCCCAAGCGCGACACTGTTTTCGGCGTATCTTGCGCGCCGCATATCTCCAAGGCCGGGGGGCCGGTCGATGTCGCGCTTCTCGCTCTGCCCGCGCATATGCTTGTCGCGGCGCTGGCCGATTGCGCCGAGGCTGGGGTCGGCGCCTGCATCGTCATGACCACCGGCTTCGCCGAAGCCGGCGAGGAAGGCGCGGCGCGCCAGGCGGAGTTGATCGAGATTTCGCACAGGACCGGAATGCGGATCGTCGGGCCGAACTGCATGGGACTGATCAGCCCGCACAGCAAGATGGCGCTCACCTCGTCCCTGGTGCTCGAAACCGACCATCTCAGGGCGGGGTCGGTCGGTTTGATCTCGCAGAGCGGCGCGTTGATGGTGTCGATGTATAATCGCGCCGATGATGCGGAAATCGGCTTCAGCGCCTGCGTATCTCTCGGCAATCAGGCTGACCTGGAGATCAGCGATTTCGTCGAGCACCTGATCCATGATGACGCGACGAAGGTGATCTGCATCTATATGGAGGGGCTGCGGGACCCGGCGCGCTTTCTCGCGCTGGCCGACGAAGCGCGTCGGGTCGGCAAACCGATGCTGGTCGTGAAGACCGGCAGGACCGAGGCGGGCGTCGAGTCCGCGAAGTCTCATACCGCCAGCCTCGCCGGCTCCTACGATGTGTTTTCAGCAGCCTGCCGCGATCATGGCATTGTCCTGCTCGACGATCCTGACGGGATGATCGAGACGGCTGACATCCTGGCGCGGTGGCCGACATGGCGCGGCGACGGCGTCGCGGTCTATTCGGCCTCGGGCGGGGGCGCAGGCATCGGCGTCGACAGGGCGTCGGAAGCCGGGCTTCGTCTTTCGATCCTGTCGGAGGAGACGCGCGCTAACCTGCGCGAGGTGTTGTTGCCGCCGCAGGCGAACAATCCGATCGATCTCGGCGGGAGGACGGTTTCAGACCCGTTCGAAGGGGCGGAACGCGCATATCGCGCCATGGCGGAGGATCCGGACACCGGGCTCGTCTGGATCATTCTGACGACGGTTCCGTTTTACGAGCGGATGACCGAACTGATCGCGCGGACGGCGCTGGCGTCGGGCAAGCCCTTCATCTTTCTCGTTACGCCGGGCAGCGCCGCCGACGGGCCGCGCCGGATACTGCGTGAGCTTGGCTGCGCCTATTTCGACCGCGTCGATGATTGTATCCGCGTGCTCGGGGCGCGGGACGCCTATTTCCGGATGCGCGAACAGGCGCCCGATGACGCCGCCGCGCCGCAGCCGCGCGCCCCTCGGGCCGTGGCGCCGCTGGAGGGGCGGCCCGGTGAACTGCTTTCGGAACCTGTCGTGAAATCGCTGCTCGAAGATCACGGCGTCCGCGTGACGCGGCAGCATGAGGCGACAAGCGCCGACGCCGCCGTTTCCGCCGCCGACGACATCGGGTATCCTGTGGTTCTGAAACCCGTCGCCGAAGGGCTGGTCCACAAGAGCGATATCGGCGCCGTCAAGCTGAACCTGACGGACGCCGCCGCCGTTCGCGCGGCATATGGTGAGATCGAGACGGCGGTGTGCGAGCACCTCCCGCCATCCGCGTTCAAGGGCTGTTCGGTCCAGGAGATGTGGAAGCCCGAACTCGAACTGATCCTGGGTATCAAGCGCGATCCGCTCTTCGGCCCTGTCGTCGTCTGCGGCGCGGGGGGCGTCCTCGTGGAACTCTTCTCCGACGTCGCCGTCGCGGTTGCGCCGATCGGCGTCGCGAAAGCGCGCGATCTTCTCCTGTCCCTGCGCATAGCGCCGCTTTTCGGTGCGTTCAGAGGCCGGGCTCCGCTTGATATCGACGCGGCGGCGACGGCGCTGAGCACGTTGAGCGAGATCGCCGTGAGCCATGGCGATCGGCTGGTCGAGCTCGATGTGAACCCGCTGGGCGTCAGGCTTCAGGGTGAAGGCGTCTGCGCGCTTGACGCCAGGGCGCTCCTGCGGTGA
- a CDS encoding acyl-CoA dehydrogenase family protein, with translation METKDIDSASGALREEARERIARHVKPVVDAKKQGERLSNAEMRGLYKAFAPMGYLGSTIPKEAGGAGLSYLQYGLLLEALGSSPVMLGEIVPPRSIFFLGDEAQRERWLPRLLAGDMVATAAITEPQAGSDLRSMTTSAVKADGGYRLNGRKKWIKLGGVADAMTVLAITDPETKPKGMSRFFIERDATPWTAEELPCIGIRNVSFAEIGFDDLQLDEGNLLAGGTDGVEGFYRGIEASRALIGLQAAGLAAEAIRLAKEYAKERTAFGRPLAKFQAVQTRIADAAAAVEASRALSISALRILDDGRRCPREAAMAKVFATEAAVAACMAAMSCMGAHGLSEAAGVERLLRDATMLTVIDGASDIQRLIVGREEFGVAAFV, from the coding sequence ATGGAAACGAAGGACATCGACAGCGCCAGCGGCGCGCTTCGCGAAGAGGCGCGCGAACGCATCGCCCGGCATGTGAAACCGGTCGTCGACGCGAAAAAGCAGGGGGAGCGTCTCTCAAACGCCGAGATGCGGGGCCTCTACAAGGCGTTCGCGCCGATGGGCTATCTCGGCAGCACGATCCCGAAGGAAGCGGGCGGGGCCGGGCTCTCCTATCTCCAATACGGGCTCCTGCTGGAGGCGCTCGGCTCATCACCGGTCATGCTTGGGGAAATCGTGCCGCCGCGGAGCATCTTTTTTCTCGGCGACGAGGCGCAGCGTGAACGCTGGCTGCCGCGGCTTCTCGCGGGCGACATGGTCGCCACCGCCGCGATCACCGAGCCGCAGGCCGGGTCCGATCTTCGTTCGATGACGACGAGCGCGGTGAAGGCGGATGGCGGTTACCGCCTCAATGGCCGCAAGAAATGGATCAAGCTCGGCGGCGTCGCCGATGCGATGACTGTGCTGGCGATCACCGATCCGGAGACCAAGCCGAAAGGCATGAGCCGCTTCTTCATCGAACGCGACGCCACGCCCTGGACGGCGGAGGAGCTTCCCTGCATCGGCATTCGGAACGTTTCTTTCGCCGAGATCGGCTTCGACGATCTGCAGCTCGACGAAGGCAATCTGCTCGCCGGCGGGACCGACGGCGTTGAGGGGTTCTATCGCGGCATCGAAGCCTCGCGCGCGCTGATCGGCCTGCAGGCGGCCGGCCTCGCGGCGGAGGCCATTCGCCTTGCGAAGGAATACGCGAAGGAGCGCACGGCTTTCGGCCGCCCGCTCGCAAAATTCCAGGCGGTCCAGACCAGGATCGCCGACGCCGCCGCGGCGGTCGAGGCGTCGCGCGCGCTTTCGATCTCCGCGCTCCGCATTCTCGATGACGGCCGGCGCTGCCCGCGCGAGGCGGCGATGGCGAAAGTGTTCGCGACCGAGGCGGCTGTCGCGGCCTGCATGGCCGCTATGTCCTGCATGGGCGCGCATGGCCTGTCGGAGGCCGCCGGTGTCGAACGTCTTTTGCGCGACGCGACGATGCTGACGGTGATCGACGGCGCTTCGGACATCCAGCGGCTGATCGTCGGCCGCGAAGAATTCGGCGTCGCCGCCTTCGTTTGA